The sequence below is a genomic window from Streptomyces sudanensis.
GGCGCCGACGCCCGCGTACAGCAGTGTGGAGCCGACCGCGGCGGCGGCGACCACGGCCATCGGGCCGGCCGCGGACCTGGGCTGCCCGGTCTCCGGCCTGGTGAGCCCCGCGACGTAGCCGACGACGCACAGGACCAGGGCGTAGCGGCCGACGGCGTGGTCGGCGGGCGGGGCGAGGTCGGCGAGGAGGCCGGCGCCGAATCCGACGAGGGCGCCGCCGACGTGCCCGTAGACCATGGACAGGCCGAGCACGGTCAGCAGGAGCAAGTCCGGTACGGCACCGGGCAGTTGGAGGCGGGCGAGGACGGACACCTGGACGACCAGGGCGACCGTGACCAGCGTGCTGGAGAGCAGGATCCGGTTGAAGCGCATGGGACTACTCCTGCTCCTGCTCGTCGGCGCGGGGGGTCACGCCCGGCTGGGCGTTCGCCTGCCCGTCCCCCTCGCCCTGCGGCCGGTCCCCGACCGGGGAGGGCGTGACCGTCACGGTGACCGTCGGGGCGGGCTTCGGCTTGGCGGGCAGGACCGTGTCGCGCGGGTCGGTGCGGGGCGCCTGGACGACGACGCCGACGATGTCGAGGCGGCTGAACCCGACGTAGGGGCGGACGAACAGCCTGCGGGTCAGGGCGCCGCTGGAGGGGTCGACGCGGATGACCTCGCCGACGGGCACGCCCGGCACGAACGGGCGGTCGGCCTGGGAGCCGAAGGTGACGAGCCGGTCGCCGGGCTTCACCTTCGCCTTGCCGTTGAGGAGCTGCACGGACAGCGGGCGGTCGCCCTGGCCGGTGGCGAAGCCCAGCTCGTCGGTGCGCTCTATCCGCGTGCCGACCGTGAAGTCCGGGTCGCCGGCGAGGAGCACGGTGGCGGTGGAGGGGCCGACGGTGGTGACGCGGCCGACGAGTCCGTCGCCGTTGATGACGGTCATGTCGCGGCGGATGCCGTCCTGCGCCCCGGCGTCGATGGTGACCGTCCAGGAGAAGCCCTGGGCGGCCCCCATGGCGATGACCTCGGCCGCCTTGATGCCGTACTGCCCCGCGCCGGCCGTCCTGAGCAGCTTGTCCAGCTCGCGGACGCGGTTGCGGTTGCGGTCGTCGCTGCCGAGCCTCGCCTTCAGCTCGGCGTTCTCCCTCTCCAGCTGCGCGATGCGGCCGTGGCGCTCGCCGGAGTCCCGTACGGCCCCGATCGCGTTGCCGATCGGGGCGACCGCGGACGCGACGCTGTTCTCCACCGGACCGAAGACGGTGGCGGCGACGCGGCGGGCTCCGTCGACCGGTGACTTCTCACCGCCGCGGATGTCCACCGTGATCAGCGCGAACGCGACGGCGACCAGAAGCGCCAGAAGCAGTCGGCTCTCTTTCGTGTCCCTCACGTGGGGCGGCCGTGCCTTCCTCGTAGGAATGTCTGTGCTGTTGTACCGGGGTACCGGAGACCGGCCGCACGGGACCGACGGGACCCCGTACGGCCGGTCACGCCGGCGTCACCTGCGGGGCTGGGAGTCCAGCACCTGCTGGAGCGCCTCGAACTCCTCGACGCACTTGCCGGAGCCCAGCGCCACCGAGTCCAGCGGGTCCTCGGCGATGTGGATCGGCATGCCCGTCTCCTGGCGCAGCCGCTCGTCGAGGCCGCGCAGCAGGGCGCCGCCGCCGGTGAGGACGATCCCGCGGTCCATGATGTCGCCGGACAGCTCGGGCGGGCACTTGTCGAGGGTGGTCTTCACGGCGTCGACGATGGCGTTGACGGGCTCCTCGATCGCCTTGCGGACCTCCGTGGCGGAGATGACGACGGTCTTGGGCAGGCCGGAGACCAGGTCGCGTCCGCGGATCTCGGTGTGCTCCTCCTCGCCGAAGTCGTGCGCCGAACCGATGGTGATCTTGATCTGTTCGGCGGTGCGCTCGCCCAGGAGGAGGCTGTACTCCTTCTTGACGTGCTGGATGATCGCGTTGTCCAGCTCGTCGCCGGCGACCCGGATGGACTGCGCGGTGACGATCCCGCCGAGGGAGATGACGGCGACCTCGGTCGTGCCGCCGCCGATGTCGACGACCATGTTGCCGGTGGCCTCGTGGACCGGCAGGCCCGATCCGATGGCGGCCGCCATCGGCTCCTCGATGATGTGCACCTGCCGGGCGCCGGCCTGGGTGGACGCCTCGATGACCGCGCGGCGCTCGACGCCCGTGATGCCGGACGGCACGCAGACGACGACGCGGGGACGGGCCAGATAGCGGCGCTTGTGGATTTTCAGAATGAAGTAGCGGAGCATCCGTTCGGTGATCTCGAAGTCCGCGATCACCCCGTCCTTCAGCGGCCGCACCGCGACGATGTTGCCGGGGGTCCGGCCGATCATCTTCTTCGCCTCCGCGCCGACCGCCAGGATGCCGCCGGTGTTGGTGTTGATGGCGACGACCGACGGCTCGTTGAGGACGATGCCGCGACCCCTGACGTACACCAGCGTGTTGGCGGTCCCGAGGTCGACAGCCATGTCACGGCCGATGAACGACATTGAGTTCCCCTTGTTTCCCATGAGGAGCGTCGGGCCTTCCCATAGAGCGTTGACGGCTTCTCAGGACGGCGCGCTGGATCGTGTGGAGCGGAGGATTCCATCGTAGTGCCGCCTACGCGAACACGGCGCGGTGATCCGCCTCTGTACAGGTGACGAGATACCGGTGCGATGCGTTCCCGATCCTCCTCGTCATATGCCGCGGGGCGACCGGAATTCCACTCGGTCGCCCCAGGTCATGAGCGCGTACGGTTGACAGTAGGTCAGGAAAGGCCGGGAAAGAAAATCTTGAGTTCCCGAATGGCGGACTCCTCCGAGTCCGAGGCGTGGATCAGGTTCTCCCGGACGATGGTGCCGTAGTCGCCCCGGATGGAACCGGGCTCCGCGGCGATCGGGTCCGTCGGCCCGGCCAGCCGGCGTACGCCCTCGATGACCCGCTCCCCCTCGACCACCATCGCGACGACCGGCCCGGAGGACATGAACGCGACGAGCGGCTCGTAGAAGGGCTTGCCGCGGTGCTCGCCGTAGTGCTGCTCCAGCGTGTCCTGGTCGAGCGTGCGCAGCTCCAGCGCGGCGATGGTCCAGCCGGCCTTGCGCTCGATGCGGCCGATGATCTCGCCGATCAGGTGCCTGCGGACGGCGTCGGGCTTGAGGAGGACGAGGGTGCGCTGGGTCATCGTGGAACGGCTCCTTGCAAGCATGTACGTGCGGTGCACAGAGGCTACAGGGGCGCGCCGCCGGGACGGCACCCGACCGGACCGGCGGGCCGCCCGCGCGTGCGGCGGTCACCCGGACCGGGTGCCGGGCCCGGTGCGGTCACGCCGACGGGGCGCCGGCCTCGTGCTGTGCCGCCCAGCGGGCCTTCGCCTCGTCGATCTTCCGCCCGAAGTGGACGGACGCCCACCACAGGCCCGCGAAGACCGCGCCGAGGAAGAACATGACCGGCACGAAGAAGCCGCTCAGGACGAGCGCGACCTGCAGCGCCCAGCCCAGCTGGACGCCGCCCGGACGGGTGAGCAGGCCGCACAGCAGCAGGCTCACCACCATCAGGACGCCGCACACCGTCCAGACGGTGCCCATGCCCAGATCCGGGTCCTTCATCGCCACCAGGCCCGCGAAGCCCAGCACGAAGAACTCGCCGACCAGCGTCGAGGCGCAGAGCGTACGCATCCGTCTCAGCCCTTCCGGAGGAGCAGCCGGGCTTCCCCGACCGTGATCACCGAACCCGTCACCAGCACGCCCGCGCCCGCGAACCCGCCCTCCTCCTCGGCGAGCGTGATGGCCGCCTCCAGCGCGTCGTCGAGGCGCGGTTCGACCACCACGCGCTCCTCGCCGAAGACCTCCACCGCGACGGCCGCGAGGGCGTC
It includes:
- the mreC gene encoding rod shape-determining protein MreC, which codes for MRDTKESRLLLALLVAVAFALITVDIRGGEKSPVDGARRVAATVFGPVENSVASAVAPIGNAIGAVRDSGERHGRIAQLERENAELKARLGSDDRNRNRVRELDKLLRTAGAGQYGIKAAEVIAMGAAQGFSWTVTIDAGAQDGIRRDMTVINGDGLVGRVTTVGPSTATVLLAGDPDFTVGTRIERTDELGFATGQGDRPLSVQLLNGKAKVKPGDRLVTFGSQADRPFVPGVPVGEVIRVDPSSGALTRRLFVRPYVGFSRLDIVGVVVQAPRTDPRDTVLPAKPKPAPTVTVTVTPSPVGDRPQGEGDGQANAQPGVTPRADEQEQE
- a CDS encoding DUF4233 domain-containing protein yields the protein MRTLCASTLVGEFFVLGFAGLVAMKDPDLGMGTVWTVCGVLMVVSLLLCGLLTRPGGVQLGWALQVALVLSGFFVPVMFFLGAVFAGLWWASVHFGRKIDEAKARWAAQHEAGAPSA
- the mreD gene encoding rod shape-determining protein MreD; this encodes MRFNRILLSSTLVTVALVVQVSVLARLQLPGAVPDLLLLTVLGLSMVYGHVGGALVGFGAGLLADLAPPADHAVGRYALVLCVVGYVAGLTRPETGQPRSAAGPMAVVAAAAVGSTLLYAGVGALVGDTGARHVGLVSLILTAVVYDLLLTPFTLPWIMALARRADNDPLAEPAGGGDVTTGWMVGGTGLSLGDRRGGLRARAARGRAARAARIRGVKRP
- the ndk gene encoding nucleoside-diphosphate kinase; this translates as MTQRTLVLLKPDAVRRHLIGEIIGRIERKAGWTIAALELRTLDQDTLEQHYGEHRGKPFYEPLVAFMSSGPVVAMVVEGERVIEGVRRLAGPTDPIAAEPGSIRGDYGTIVRENLIHASDSEESAIRELKIFFPGLS
- a CDS encoding rod shape-determining protein, producing MSFIGRDMAVDLGTANTLVYVRGRGIVLNEPSVVAINTNTGGILAVGAEAKKMIGRTPGNIVAVRPLKDGVIADFEITERMLRYFILKIHKRRYLARPRVVVCVPSGITGVERRAVIEASTQAGARQVHIIEEPMAAAIGSGLPVHEATGNMVVDIGGGTTEVAVISLGGIVTAQSIRVAGDELDNAIIQHVKKEYSLLLGERTAEQIKITIGSAHDFGEEEHTEIRGRDLVSGLPKTVVISATEVRKAIEEPVNAIVDAVKTTLDKCPPELSGDIMDRGIVLTGGGALLRGLDERLRQETGMPIHIAEDPLDSVALGSGKCVEEFEALQQVLDSQPRR